The following are encoded in a window of Lagenorhynchus albirostris chromosome 3, mLagAlb1.1, whole genome shotgun sequence genomic DNA:
- the TMEM38A gene encoding trimeric intracellular cation channel type A produces the protein MELLSALSLGELALSFSRVPLFPVFDLSYFIVSILYLKYEPGAVELSRRHPMASWLCAMLHCFGSYILADLLLGEPPVDYFSNNSSILLASAVWYLIFFCPLDLFYKCVCFLPVKLIFVAMKEVVRVRKIAVGIHHAHHHYHHGWFVMIATGWVKGSGVALMSNFEQLLRGVWKPETNEILHMSFPTKASLYGAILFTLQQTRWLPVSKASLIFIFTMFMVSCKVFLMATHSHSSPFDVLEGYICPVLFGSAWGSDHHHDNHGGSQGGSGPGPSHSALPTKSKEELSEGSRKKKTKKAD, from the exons ATGGAGCTGCTCTCGGCGCTGAGCCTGGGCGAGCTTGCGCTCAGCTTCTCGCGGGTGCCCCTCTTTCCTGTCTTCGACCTTAGCTACTTCATCGTCTCCATTCTCTACCTCAAGTATGAGCCAG GAGCAGTCGAGCTGTCCCGGCGCCACCCCATGGCATCCTGGCTGTGTGCCATGCTGCATTGCTTCGGGAGTTACATCCTGGCTGATCTGCTCCTCGGGGAACCCCCGGTCGACTACTTCAGCAACAACTCCAGCATCCTGCTGGCCTCAGCAGTCTG GTACTTGATTTTCTTCTGCCCCTTGGACCTCTTTTACAAGTGTGTCTGCTTCCTGCCGGTGAAACTCATCTTCGTGGCCATGAAGGAGGTGGTGAGAGTCCGCAAGATCGCCGTGGGCATCCATCACGCgcatcaccactaccaccacggGTGGTTCGTCATGATCGCCACTGGCTGGGTCAAAG GCTCTGGTGTCGCCCTCATGTCCAACTTTGAGCAGCTGCTCCGAGGGGTCTGGAAGCCAGAGACCAACGAGATTCTGCACATGTCCTT ccccaccaaGGCCAGCCTGTACGGAGCCATCCTCTTTACCCTCCAGCAGACCCGCTGGCTCCCAGTGTCCAAAGCCAGCCTCATCTTCATCTTCACCATGTTCATGGTATCCTGTAAG GTGTTCCTGATGGCCACTCACTCCCACAGTTCCCCTTTTGATGTTCTGGAAGGCTACATCTGCCCTGTGCTGTTTGGGTCGGCCTGGGGGAGCGACCATCACCATGACAACCACGGTGGATCCCAGGGCGGCAGTGGGCCCGGCCCCTCGcactcagccctgcccaccaagTCCAAGGAGGAGCTGAGTGAGGgctccaggaagaaaaaaaccaagaaggcaGATTAG